Genomic window (Paenibacillus sp. 37):
CTGATCAATTACGCTTTTGGCATCTCACCTTCACTTACAACCTTGATTCTGAATGTTCCCCTCTTTCTGATCGGGCTCAAAATTTTGGGCGGCAGACAGATGATCTATACGGGTATCGGAATCGGGGCACTAACCGTTTTTCTATGGTTGTTTGAGAAGTTGATTCATCTGGGCTGGATTGAACCATTACATACCGAGAATGACTTACTGTTAGCTGCACTATATGCAGGTGTCACCCTTGGAGCCGGTCTTGGCATTGTATTCCGTTGGGGTGGAACGACGGGCGGTTCAGACATCATCGCTCGTATTCTCAACCGCAAGTATGGATGGAGTATGGGCCGAGTATTACTGGGCATCGACTTCGTCATTATCGGGCTCTCTCTCATCTACATCCCCAAAGAAAAAATTCTGTACACGCTCGTAGCTGTATTTATCGCCTCTAAAGTCATCGACTTTATTCAGGAAGGTGCATATTCTGCCCGGGCATTTATGATCATTAGTGACCATGCGCCCGAGATTGCTGAGCAGATCACACGGGATATGGATCGTGGCGTTACCCTCATTCCAGCCATTGGCGCGTACTCTAAACAGGCCAAACACATGGCCTACTGTGTGATCTCCAGGCAAGAGTTCAGGCGTCTGCAGACCATTGTACGTGCCATTGACCCCAGAGCTTTTGTCATCATCAGCGATGTTCACGATGTACATGGAGAAGGTTTCAAAGAAAGCTGATATAACACAGAAACTACAAGAAAACCTCTTTTTACATGAAGAGCCGTTAGCGTGGCTGTTCATGTGGAAAGAGGTCTTTTTTTATATACCACTTATAGACCAGGATCAAGTTCATATCCGATTAGCGCCGAAAAGGAAAAATCCCCTGCTGCTGCGCACGATATTTTCGATATCCGGCGTAACTTAACGTCGCCACAATGACCGAACTAATGAGCAGTCCGGCTGCCCTGCGATCAGGGCCTTGTACAAAAGGTACAAAGGCACTCTCGTCCTTCTCGCGACCAAATAACTGGTTTACCAGTTCCTCCCCATGGCCCACCATGCTCTTTAACTGAGCCAGATCAGGTTGCTTGGCAGCGGTAAGGCCTTTGGTATGAGATAACCAGGCGTCCATCTGAGCAATCTCATACGGTTCACGGCGAATCAGTGCGGCAGGACGAATCGTCTC
Coding sequences:
- a CDS encoding YitT family protein, which codes for MSTAKTWIQVKLVLPIVLGTTLYAFGLLYFIIPNQLMEGGLTGVTVLINYAFGISPSLTTLILNVPLFLIGLKILGGRQMIYTGIGIGALTVFLWLFEKLIHLGWIEPLHTENDLLLAALYAGVTLGAGLGIVFRWGGTTGGSDIIARILNRKYGWSMGRVLLGIDFVIIGLSLIYIPKEKILYTLVAVFIASKVIDFIQEGAYSARAFMIISDHAPEIAEQITRDMDRGVTLIPAIGAYSKQAKHMAYCVISRQEFRRLQTIVRAIDPRAFVIISDVHDVHGEGFKES